A single genomic interval of Asinibacterium sp. OR53 harbors:
- a CDS encoding DUF2256 domain-containing protein encodes MPLKDRKPLPQKLCVVCRRPFSWRKKWQHNWTEVKYCSDACRKFRGKKSL; translated from the coding sequence ATGCCGCTGAAAGATAGAAAGCCCCTGCCTCAGAAGTTATGTGTCGTTTGCAGGCGTCCTTTTTCCTGGCGGAAAAAATGGCAGCATAACTGGACTGAGGTCAAATATTGCAGTGATGCGTGCCGTAAGTTCAGAGGTAAAAAGAGCTTATAA